DNA from Pseudodesulfovibrio hydrargyri:
CCGGCCTGGCCACTTCGGTCCTGGACGTGACCACGGGCGAGTGGGTCCGGCTGGACCGGGTCGCCGACCATCCCCTGCATTTCGCGGCCAACAACTGGATGGCCTCGGCCCTGTACGCGGCCCGGACCCACCCCGACGCCCTGCTCATCGACGTGGGCAGCACGACCACGGACATCATCCCCCTGGCGGGCGGCCAGGTGGCCGCCGTGGGCCGGACCGACACCGAGCGGCTGGATCGCGGGGAACTCGTCTATTGCGGGGTCCTGCGCAGCAACCCCAACACCCTGGTCCGCACGGTCCCGGTGCGCGGCTCCCTGTGCCGCGTGGCCGACGAGCGTTTTTCGTTCATGGCCGACGTCCACCTGCTCCTCGGCAACATCGCGGAGGCGGACTACACCTGCGCCACGGCCGACGGGCGCGGCACCACCCCGGAGGCGGCCCGCATGCGCCTGGCCCGGCTGGTCTGCGCGGACGGCGAGACGCTTTCCATGGCCGACGTGGTCTGCATGGCCCGGGCCGTGTATGAGGCGCAACTGTCCGGCGTGACCCGGGCGGCCCTCCAGGTCCTCTCCGGCCTGGACGAGGCCCGGCGGCCCGGCCTGGTCCTGGCCGCGGGCAGCGGGGCGTTCGTGGCGGCCGAGGCCGCGGCCCGGCTGGGCATGGCGTCCGCCTATTATCCGGGCGACCCCAAGCGGCGGCAGGAAGTGGTCCTGCCCGCCCTGGCCGCCGCGCATCTGCTCTCCCTGGAGATCTGGCCGTGAACCTGACGGTCCTCAAAGTGGGCGGCAGCCAGTCCCGCCACGACGAACTGCCCGCCCTGTGCGCCGTTCTGGCCCGGGCCGGGAAAGACCATCCCCTGCTGGTGGTCCCGGGCGGCGGGGATTTCGCGGACGGGGTCAGGCGCTGCGCGGCCCGCTATCCGCTGTCGGATACGGCCGCCCACTGGATGGCCATCCTGGCCATGGACCAGTACGGCCTGCTTCTTTGCGACATGATCTCGGGAAGCCGCCCGGTCCGGTCTCTGGACGAGGCGGCGACCGCAGCGGGCGAGGGACGGGTGGCCGTGCTCCTGCCCCATGACTGGCTGCGCGGCGAGGACCCCCTGCCCCATTCCTGGGACGTGACCTCTGACGCCATCGCCGCCTGGGTGGCCGGGCGGGCCGGGAGCGATCGGCTGGTCCTGGTCAAGGACGTGGACGGCCTGTACGACGCGGACCCGGCCGCGCCCCACGCGCGGCTGATCGGGGAAATGGACGTGGAC
Protein-coding regions in this window:
- a CDS encoding hydantoinase/oxoprolinase family protein; this encodes MSDRMGILGLDIGGANVKAARLDRDADGTTAKTASAPLEVWRDPSLLAGELTALGRRLDAGTCSHAALTMTAELCDSFATKREGVNFICGAVHEAFPGLATSVLDVTTGEWVRLDRVADHPLHFAANNWMASALYAARTHPDALLIDVGSTTTDIIPLAGGQVAAVGRTDTERLDRGELVYCGVLRSNPNTLVRTVPVRGSLCRVADERFSFMADVHLLLGNIAEADYTCATADGRGTTPEAARMRLARLVCADGETLSMADVVCMARAVYEAQLSGVTRAALQVLSGLDEARRPGLVLAAGSGAFVAAEAAARLGMASAYYPGDPKRRQEVVLPALAAAHLLSLEIWP
- a CDS encoding amino acid kinase family protein → MNLTVLKVGGSQSRHDELPALCAVLARAGKDHPLLVVPGGGDFADGVRRCAARYPLSDTAAHWMAILAMDQYGLLLCDMISGSRPVRSLDEAATAAGEGRVAVLLPHDWLRGEDPLPHSWDVTSDAIAAWVAGRAGSDRLVLVKDVDGLYDADPAAPHARLIGEMDVDALPGNGGVDRYLAQALEEAPCETWVVNGRFPERVAQLLSTGAALGTRVRGS